The Amycolatopsis jiangsuensis nucleotide sequence CTCCGGCCAATCGCCGCTGAGGTAACGCAGGTGAAGCTGCCGGGCGCGCAGCTCCAGCCCGTAGGAACTCCAGGTCAGCCCGGTTTCCTCGGCCCGCGCCGCACCCTGGGCGGCGTGCGCCAGCGCGGGCTCGAGCTCGGCCTGGTCGTCGTGACTCAGCGCCAGAAAGTACCTCGCGCGCAGCTCCACGTTCAGCGATCCCGCGTCGTGCGCCTTCCGCAGGGCCTCCCCCAGCCGCTCACGCGCCTCGGCGGCATCGCCCGACGAATCGGCCAACGTGCCGAGCGTGACCAGCGCGGACGCCTCGGCACCCGCCGAACCGACCGACCGTGCGTCGGCGACCGCGGTGAGCGCACTCGCCAGCGCTTCGTCCGGCCGGTCACCGCTGCGGAGAAACCCGGCGCGCGCGGCCAGCACCCAGGCCCGCGCCGCGCTCGGCTGCTCCTTCTCGAGCAGCTGCCACGCTCGTTCGATCGCGGCCATCGCCTCGTCGAACGTTCCGTCGAGGACCAGCAGCGCCTCGGCGTAACGCCGCCACGTGTGGGCCGCGTGCGGCGGCGAAGTCTCCGACGTGAGCGCGTCCACCGCCGAACGGGCGTAGGCCACCGCGCGTTCCGGCTCCCCCGAGGTACCCGAGAAGTAGGACGCCTCGTGCAGGAGCTTCACCTCGTCGACATCGTCCGGGCGGATGTCCTCCGGGACCGCGTCCCAGATGGACAGCGCCCGCTCCACGTGCCGCAGCGCCGCTCCGGGCGCACCCAGCTTCTCCGCCTCGTACATCGCCCGCAGCAACGCGGGCAGCGCCGTGCCGAAATCGCCGCTCTCCAGGCTGTGGTACGCCAGCTTGGCGTCTTTTCCGCGCCCCTGCGGGATTTCCCGGATGCGGGCGGCGTATCCGGCGTGCATCCGGGTGCGTTCGCCCGGCAACAGGTCCGCGTAGACGGCCTCCTGCAGCAGCGCGTGCCGGAAGACGTAGAATCCGTCCTCGATCACCAGCACGTGGTGCTGCACTGCCTCGCGCAGCACATCGTCGAGTTCCAGCTCGCCTACGCCGGCCACCTGCGCGAGCGCGGCGTGCGACACCCCTTCGCCGGCGACCGCGACCACCCGCAGCACGCGGCGGGTCTCGTCCGGGAGGCGCTCCAGCCGGGCGAGGAGCACCTCGGCGAGCCCGGCCGGCAGGTCGTCGCAATCGGCACCGCTGGCCAGCAGCTCCTCGACGAAGAACGGGTTGCCCTCCGACCGCTCCGCGATCTCGGCGATCACCTGCGGGTGCAGCGGTTCCTCGGCGAGCGCGGACACGAAGGCCCGCGCGTCGGCCGGCGCGAACGGCGGCAGCTCCAGTCGTTCGACGGTGGCCAGCCGCACCAGCTCGGACAGCAGGCCGCGCAGCGGATGCCGCCGGTGCACGTCCTCCTCGCGGTAACTGCCCACGACCAGCAGCCGCTGTGTCCGCAGCCGGCTGAGCAGCACCGACAGCAGGTCGCGGGTGGAGGGATCGGCCCAGTGCAGATCCTCGACCACCAGCACCACCGGCCGGTCGCGGGCGATCTCGGTCAGCACCCCCAGTACCGCGTCGAACAGCTGGAGCTGACCGAGATCCTGTTCCGGCCGGGGTCTTCGCGCGGAGTCCCGCTCGCCGGCGGACACCTGCCCGTGATCACCGCCGGCCGGCTCCGGTACGCCGCCCTGCGGCAACAGCCGGCGCAGCGCCGGGCGAACCCGCACCGCGGCCGCGACCACCGGATCGGCCGCCGCGCCGAGCGGCTCCAGCGCCTCGGCGAAGGGCAGGTAGGGCAGGCCGCCGTCGCGCACGTCGATGCAGCGGCCGGTGAGCACCAGCGCACCGCGGCCGGCCGCATGCTCACCGAGCGCGGCGAGCAACCGGGTCTTGCCGACCCCCGCGTCGCCCGCGACCAGGACCGCACCCGCCTCGCCCCGTTCGGCACGGGCGAAGGCCGCACGCAGCCGCCGCATCTCGTGAGTGCGGGCGACGAGCGGAATTCCGGAACCGAGACGAGGCACGAGAGGCATTCTGTCCCACACCTCCGACAGTTCCGGCACGGTTTTCACCCGGCCGCTCCGATCCCACTCCGAGGCTCACGCGGATCCCCGCACCCGGGGTTCACACGGCAGAGCGGTACCGGGCCGCCGCGCCGCCGAGCCGCAGCACTACACACAGCCGCAGCCCCACACCCGCCGGCCGGTCACGCACGGCCGCGGGCGGCGCCGGTCACCGGGGTGCGGCGTTCCTGCCGGGGCACCGTCGCCGCGGCCGCTCGGTGTCTGCGTATCCAGTGCAGCACCCGGTTCGGGCCGGACAGACGGGACCGGCGGGCGGCGCGGCGCAACTCGGCCGCCCGGTATTCGACCTCGGCCTGGGTCGCGTCCAGAAATACAGCGTTCATCGGGTTCTCCCCAGCTTCGCGGATCGTCTTCGGTACGACGTCCACACTCGTGCTGAGGGGCAGCCCGACGCATCGGGTGATCACCCATCACCGCATACAGATCGACCCCTTACCCACGCTGCCGGCCAACGAAGGCCTGTTCACCGGGGTAAGGGGTCGAGCAGAGCCCGGAAGGGCTCAGGCGGATTCCGGGCCGCCGGCACGCACCGCGGCCAGCAGCCCTCGCCAGCCCGCGGCAGGCAGGCGCAACGCACCCCCTGCGGGATTCTTGGAGTCGCGCACCGCGGCGCCACCGTCGACGAAGGCGACCTCGACGCAGTCGTTGCCGCCGCCGCTGAAGCTGCTCTTGCGCCAGTGCGCCCGGGAAAGGTCCGCGTCCGGCATCATGATCCCCACTTCCTCACTGTGTCCTCGGTTCCAGTTTGTGCACTGAGCCCGTGCCGGCGGCCTTCTCGGCGAACCGGCCGGCCGCCTCGGTGATCAGATCGACCGAGTCGTCCGGTTTCAGTGCGGCTGCGCGCAGGTGGTCGAACATCAGCGCGTAGCGCCGGACGTCTTCGGGCTGCTCCAGGTACAGCCCGCTGGAGGTGCTGTCGTCCACGTAGACGACGTCGGGATCGGCCTGCTCGGGGAAGCCCATGATGAGGAACGGTCCTTCCATCCCGGGGTGCGCCCCGGCCCCGAAGGGCACCACCTGGATGGTCACGTTCGGCTTCTCGGCGACCACTGTCATCCGGTGCAGCTGCTCGGCCATCACCTCCGGGCCGTCGACGACGCGGTGCAGCACCGCCTCGTCGACGACCGCCCAGTACTCCGGAGGCGGGGTCTCGTTCAGCAGCTCCTGGCGGGCCGTGCGCGCGGCCACGCGGCGCCGGATCTCGGCGTCCTCGGCGTCCGGCCGCAGGGCGCGGATCACCGCGTGCGCGTAGCGCTCGGTCTGCAGCAGCCCGGGCACCAGCAGCGCCTGGAACGCGCGCAGCGAGCTGGCATCCGCCTCCAGGCCCACGAAGGTGCCGGTGAAGACCTCGTTGTAGGCATGCCACCAGCCGCGCTTGCGTGCCTCGCGGGCCAGCTGCACGAGCGCTTCCTGCTCGTCGCCGGTGATCCCGTACAGCGCGAGCATGTCCCTGGCGTCGCGCGGGGTCACGCCGACGTGCCCGGTCTCGATGCGGCTCACCTTCGAGGCGGAGCACTCGAGCTTCTCGCCGACCTCGTCGATGGTGAGATCGGCGGCTTCGCGCAGCCTTCTCAGCTCGCTGGCGAGCCTCCGGCGCCGAACGGTGGGTCCCTGGCCTCTCGCCACGACAGCACCTCCGGTTCGTCTTCCGCGTGCGCGCACCCCTTGCCCGCACCGCATATCTAACCAGTCACCTGGCCGGTCCGTGGAATGGTGACACCGCGGAATTCCCGCGTCGCCTGCGGGCCGGTTCCGAACTGCAAAATGCAGAGTGCGGTTGTACTCTGACACCGTGCACGTCCGGCTGCCCAGGGCTTCTGAGCAGCGTAGACGAAGACCCGCCGGGAAACGCACGGAGTGCGCGGGTGTTTTCCCGGCGTCGGGTGCCCGGGGCTGTCCCCCGACCGGTCCCGGGCGCCACCCGACTTTCGTCGGGCCATTACTCATCAGCGTTTTCCGGCTATTCAGGCCCCACGAAAGTATGGTGTTCCGGAATTTTCCGGACCCCGGAACCACTCTCCGTGGTTCCCTCGGTCGAGAGGGCTCAGAGCACCCGCAGCAGGCCTTCCTGCACGACCGTGGCGACGTGCGTGCCGTCGCGGCTGAAGAACCGTCCGGTGGCCAGCCCGCGAGCGCCCGAGGCGCTGGGCGAGGTGCTGTCGTAGAGGAACCACTCGTCCGCGCGGAACGGCCGATGGAACCAGAGCGCGTGGTCGAGGCTGGCGCCGAGCACCCGGTCCACGTCCCAGTACACGCCGTGGCGCGCGAGCGCGGAGTCGAGCAGCGTCATGTCCGAGGCGTAGGTGAGCACGCAGACGTGCAGCAGCTGCCGGTCCGGCAGGGCCCCGTCGGCCCGCATCCACACCCGGTTGTGCCGCGGCCGCTGTCCGCTCGTCCGGGTGATCCACGGCGGATCGCCGACGTAGCGGACGTCGATCGGGCGCGGCCGGTCGGTGAAGCGCAGCGGAAAACCCTCGATGCGCTCGGCGAACGTCGGCAGGCTCTCCGGATCCGGTACGTCCGGCATGGTCTCGGCGTGGTCGATTCCCGGCTCGTCGACCTGGAACGAGGCGGACAGCGAGAAGATCGCCTTGCCGTGCTGGATCGCGACGACCCGCCGGGTGGTGAACGAGCGGCCGTCGCGGATGCGGTCCACCTCGTACACGATCGGCACGCTCGGGTCGCCGCCGCGGATGAAGTAGGCGTGCAGCGAATGCACCCTGCGCGACTCCGGCACGGTACGGCCGGCCGCGACGAGCGCCTGCCCGGCGACCTGCCCGCCGAACACCCGGACCGGTGAGTGCGCGGGCGAGACCCCGCGGAAGAAGTTCTCCTCGATCTGCTCGAGGTCGAGCAGGGCGACGAGCTTGTCGAGCACCGGCTGCCCGCCGCCACCGGGACCGGTGTCCAGCCCGGTGGCGGCCTGCCTGGCCATTTCGGTCATGTCCGGAACGTACCCCGCGGTCTCCCGCGTCAGGCGTGGTCGTCTTCCCCGAGGCGGTGCACGTGGATCAGGTTGGTCGACCCGACGGTGCCGGGCGGGGAGCCTGCCACGATCACCACGAGGTCGCCGCGCTGGTACTTGCCCATTTCCAGCATCGCGTGGTCCACCTGCTGGATCATCTGGTCGGTCGAGTCCACCCGCGGCACGATCTGCGTGCTGGTGCCCCAGGTCATCGCGAGCTGGCTGCGCACGTTCTGCTCCGGCGTGAACGCCATCAGCGGCAGCCGGGTGTGCAGCCGGGCCAGCCGGCGCACGGTGTCGCCGGACTGGGTGAACGCGACCAGCGCCTTGGCGTTGAGCCGCTCGCCGATGTCGCGGGCGGCGTAGGAGATCACGCCCCGCTTGGTGCGCGGCACGTGGGTGAGCGGCGGGACGATCGGCGAGTCGGTCTCGACCGCCTCGACGATGCGGCCCATCGTCTGCACCGTCTCGATCGGGTACCGCCCGACGCTGGTCTCACCGGAGAGCATGACCGCGTCGGTGCCGTCCAGGACCGCGTTCGCGACGTCGGAGGCCTCCGCGCGGGTGGGCCGCGAGTTGCTGATCATCGACTCCAGCATCTGCGTGGCGACGATGACCGGCTTGGCGTTCTCCCGACAGATCTGGATGGCCCGCTTCTGCACCAGCGGCACCTGCTCGAGCGGCAGCTCGACACCCAGGTCACCGCGGGCGACCATGACCGCGTCGAAGGCCAGCACGATGGCCTCGAGGTTGTAGACCGCCTCCGGCTTCTCGATCTTCGCGACCA carries:
- a CDS encoding acyl-CoA thioesterase — translated: MTEMARQAATGLDTGPGGGGQPVLDKLVALLDLEQIEENFFRGVSPAHSPVRVFGGQVAGQALVAAGRTVPESRRVHSLHAYFIRGGDPSVPIVYEVDRIRDGRSFTTRRVVAIQHGKAIFSLSASFQVDEPGIDHAETMPDVPDPESLPTFAERIEGFPLRFTDRPRPIDVRYVGDPPWITRTSGQRPRHNRVWMRADGALPDRQLLHVCVLTYASDMTLLDSALARHGVYWDVDRVLGASLDHALWFHRPFRADEWFLYDSTSPSASGARGLATGRFFSRDGTHVATVVQEGLLRVL
- a CDS encoding helix-turn-helix transcriptional regulator, with product MPLVPRLGSGIPLVARTHEMRRLRAAFARAERGEAGAVLVAGDAGVGKTRLLAALGEHAAGRGALVLTGRCIDVRDGGLPYLPFAEALEPLGAAADPVVAAAVRVRPALRRLLPQGGVPEPAGGDHGQVSAGERDSARRPRPEQDLGQLQLFDAVLGVLTEIARDRPVVLVVEDLHWADPSTRDLLSVLLSRLRTQRLLVVGSYREEDVHRRHPLRGLLSELVRLATVERLELPPFAPADARAFVSALAEEPLHPQVIAEIAERSEGNPFFVEELLASGADCDDLPAGLAEVLLARLERLPDETRRVLRVVAVAGEGVSHAALAQVAGVGELELDDVLREAVQHHVLVIEDGFYVFRHALLQEAVYADLLPGERTRMHAGYAARIREIPQGRGKDAKLAYHSLESGDFGTALPALLRAMYEAEKLGAPGAALRHVERALSIWDAVPEDIRPDDVDEVKLLHEASYFSGTSGEPERAVAYARSAVDALTSETSPPHAAHTWRRYAEALLVLDGTFDEAMAAIERAWQLLEKEQPSAARAWVLAARAGFLRSGDRPDEALASALTAVADARSVGSAGAEASALVTLGTLADSSGDAAEARERLGEALRKAHDAGSLNVELRARYFLALSHDDQAELEPALAHAAQGAARAEETGLTWSSYGLELRARQLHLRYLSGDWPEQDEAGRGGRGVSSAVVARILAIWVLFLVARGRFDEAGQLVAELRRLWTADIQIALNAGDAAIQLAAWRGDHAKAVEGAEELVAWLEKVEPSLLGGIRVAALGMSSAVALAAEARARGDQRAEEAFVRSGRRLLEHGRRCATDGTPRSGTLGPEGRAWLARLEAAASGLHGQPDPARWSEAAEAFAYGAVYEQAVCRWHEASARLAAGQSGTAALEAAHEVAVKLGATPLRDAVRTLARRARVDLPGAEPAASPPGPSPLTERERDVLERVALGRTNRQVGEELYISEKTVSVHLSRVMAKLGASRRAEAVAIAYDRGLLTTPAE
- the pyk gene encoding pyruvate kinase, with the translated sequence MSRRAKIVCTLGPATSTAEKMRALVDAGMDVARMNFSHGSHSDHKQVYDLVRSAAAESGRAVGILADLQGPKIRLGTFASGSAEWHTGDVVRITVEDVVGTHDRVSTTYKGLATDAKPGDRLLVDDGKVGLVVKEVDGQDVVCEVTEGGPVSNNKGVSLPGMDVSVPALSEKDIEDLEFALQLGVDFIALSFVRSPADIDLVHQVMDRAGKGRLPVVAKIEKPEAVYNLEAIVLAFDAVMVARGDLGVELPLEQVPLVQKRAIQICRENAKPVIVATQMLESMISNSRPTRAEASDVANAVLDGTDAVMLSGETSVGRYPIETVQTMGRIVEAVETDSPIVPPLTHVPRTKRGVISYAARDIGERLNAKALVAFTQSGDTVRRLARLHTRLPLMAFTPEQNVRSQLAMTWGTSTQIVPRVDSTDQMIQQVDHAMLEMGKYQRGDLVVIVAGSPPGTVGSTNLIHVHRLGEDDHA
- a CDS encoding helix-turn-helix domain-containing protein — protein: MARGQGPTVRRRRLASELRRLREAADLTIDEVGEKLECSASKVSRIETGHVGVTPRDARDMLALYGITGDEQEALVQLAREARKRGWWHAYNEVFTGTFVGLEADASSLRAFQALLVPGLLQTERYAHAVIRALRPDAEDAEIRRRVAARTARQELLNETPPPEYWAVVDEAVLHRVVDGPEVMAEQLHRMTVVAEKPNVTIQVVPFGAGAHPGMEGPFLIMGFPEQADPDVVYVDDSTSSGLYLEQPEDVRRYALMFDHLRAAALKPDDSVDLITEAAGRFAEKAAGTGSVHKLEPRTQ
- a CDS encoding DUF397 domain-containing protein; its protein translation is MMPDADLSRAHWRKSSFSGGGNDCVEVAFVDGGAAVRDSKNPAGGALRLPAAGWRGLLAAVRAGGPESA